One stretch of Qipengyuania gelatinilytica DNA includes these proteins:
- a CDS encoding Rossmann fold domain-containing protein, which produces MKRVEVEGLPEEPLAAAGLFHQNWLDPIERALDEGLDVMAVLVPADHTHSDWRHAAVAMLARKHTPHRVNFIAGEGRGVDEAEAYLADAPGVTGQYLQVT; this is translated from the coding sequence ATGAAGCGTGTCGAGGTGGAGGGTTTGCCGGAGGAACCTCTCGCTGCGGCGGGGCTGTTTCACCAGAACTGGCTCGACCCGATCGAACGCGCCCTCGACGAAGGCCTCGACGTGATGGCCGTCCTCGTTCCTGCCGATCACACCCATTCCGACTGGCGGCACGCTGCGGTCGCCATGCTGGCGCGCAAGCACACGCCGCACCGCGTGAACTTCATCGCGGGGGAGGGGCGCGGGGTCGACGAGGCAGAAGCCTATCTGGCCGACGCTCCCGGCGTGACCGGCCAATATCTGCAGGTGACCTGA
- a CDS encoding class I SAM-dependent methyltransferase, giving the protein MAELVRDPVLMVGEGWDGYRLLDSGHGRKFEAYGDYRFVRPEPQAMWTPRMEEWDAHAEFVPGSDEDGGGRWQYLKDVPRDGWQLGWGDEVRFTAQCTPFRHVGFFPDMAPVWTWMGEQLEGRTDAETMNLFGYTGVGTQALSKYGRVTHVDASKKSVAQARENAALAGLDDRPVRWLVEDAMKYAAREVRRGRRYDGIILDPPKFGRGPDGEVWRLEQGLPDLVSDCRQLLDKDSSFLFLTVYAVRMSSLALGGLLQEVFEGLPGTIEHGDLAVQEEGGRMLPTAIFARWSNPR; this is encoded by the coding sequence ATGGCCGAGCTCGTCCGCGATCCGGTGCTGATGGTCGGCGAAGGCTGGGACGGCTATCGCCTGCTCGACAGCGGTCACGGCCGCAAGTTCGAGGCCTATGGCGACTATCGCTTCGTAAGGCCCGAACCGCAGGCCATGTGGACACCGCGCATGGAAGAGTGGGACGCCCATGCCGAATTCGTGCCCGGTAGCGATGAGGACGGCGGCGGGCGCTGGCAGTATCTCAAGGATGTGCCGCGCGATGGCTGGCAACTGGGCTGGGGCGACGAAGTGCGCTTCACTGCACAGTGCACGCCCTTCCGCCACGTCGGCTTCTTCCCCGACATGGCGCCCGTGTGGACATGGATGGGCGAGCAACTCGAGGGCCGCACGGACGCAGAGACGATGAACCTGTTCGGCTATACCGGTGTCGGCACGCAGGCATTGAGCAAATACGGCCGCGTCACCCATGTCGATGCGAGCAAGAAGTCTGTCGCACAGGCGCGCGAGAACGCCGCGCTGGCAGGTCTCGATGATCGCCCCGTGCGCTGGCTGGTCGAAGACGCGATGAAATACGCTGCACGCGAGGTCCGCCGCGGCCGCCGCTATGACGGCATCATCCTCGATCCGCCAAAGTTCGGCCGCGGTCCGGATGGAGAGGTATGGCGGCTCGAACAGGGCCTGCCCGATCTGGTGTCGGATTGCCGCCAGCTGCTCGACAAGGACAGCAGTTTCCTGTTCCTCACCGTCTATGCCGTGCGTATGAGCAGTCTCGCGCTCGGCGGGCTGTTGCAGGAAGTCTTCGAGGGCCTTCCGGGCACGATCGAGCACGGCGACCTCGCCGTGCAGGAAGAGGGTGGTCGGATGCTGCCAACGGCGATCTTCGCGCGCTGGTCCAATCCGCGCTAG
- a CDS encoding MoaD/ThiS family protein: MSVTILFLGPLADLAGATEREVDAPVDWAGLIDAVGADVAGQLELERVNVACKGRVLADKRALMAQDGDEVALLPPVSGG, encoded by the coding sequence ATGAGCGTGACGATTCTCTTCCTCGGCCCGCTGGCCGACCTTGCGGGCGCAACGGAGCGCGAGGTCGATGCGCCGGTCGATTGGGCGGGCCTGATCGACGCCGTTGGCGCAGACGTGGCCGGACAGCTCGAACTCGAACGCGTCAATGTCGCCTGCAAGGGCCGCGTGCTGGCAGACAAGCGCGCGCTCATGGCGCAAGATGGTGACGAGGTTGCACTGCTGCCCCCGGTGAGCGGTGGCTAG
- a CDS encoding dihydroneopterin aldolase — MTDSLILEVADFEHDVLTGIYSEETGKPQPLRFTIQVRMKPLRHYDADTPLDDSKNYMDLKFAASQALPEGVHFKLIEAVADHVCETLFLQDKRIEAVTVKIVKLAIAEAGEKIGITLHRERR; from the coding sequence ATGACCGATTCGCTGATCCTCGAAGTCGCCGATTTCGAACATGATGTCCTGACCGGCATCTATTCCGAAGAAACCGGCAAGCCGCAGCCGCTGCGCTTCACCATCCAGGTGCGGATGAAGCCGCTGCGCCACTACGATGCCGACACCCCGCTCGACGATTCGAAGAATTACATGGACCTCAAGTTCGCGGCGTCGCAGGCGCTGCCCGAGGGCGTGCATTTCAAGCTGATCGAGGCGGTGGCGGACCATGTCTGCGAAACGCTGTTCCTCCAGGACAAGCGAATCGAGGCGGTAACGGTGAAAATCGTGAAGCTCGCCATTGCCGAGGCGGGCGAGAAAATCGGTATCACGCTCCACCGCGAGCGTCGCTGA